A DNA window from Massilia putida contains the following coding sequences:
- a CDS encoding CobW family GTP-binding protein, which produces MSLKDKPALPLPVTVLTGFLGSGKTTLLSHILRDPAFDRTAVIINEFGEVGLDHDLLEQTREELVLLANGCVCCTVRGDLQATLARLARDGAVHDIDRVVLETTGLADPAPILHTLMAEPSLREHFRFDRLITTVDAVNGGDTLTRHEAARHQVALADRLVLTKTDLCTPQQRAALEHRLEALNPGAALCAATRGRIDPDILFGGAVAHETADSDAWIARATVHEHHDGHDHHHHHDHADGISSYAVVLNEPVSWRGFQAWLDMMTAMRGPDLLRVKGLVHVREHPEAPVVVHGVQHIFHPPRKLDAWPGADRRTRLVFITRGIDRDDIEATLAVFAHKAR; this is translated from the coding sequence ATGAGCTTGAAAGACAAACCCGCCCTGCCGCTGCCCGTCACCGTACTGACCGGCTTCCTGGGCAGCGGCAAGACCACGCTGCTGTCGCACATCCTGCGCGATCCGGCATTCGACCGCACAGCGGTCATCATCAACGAGTTCGGCGAGGTCGGGCTCGATCACGATCTGCTCGAACAAACCCGCGAGGAACTCGTCCTGCTGGCAAACGGCTGCGTGTGCTGCACGGTGCGCGGCGACCTGCAGGCCACACTGGCCCGCCTGGCGCGCGATGGCGCCGTGCACGACATCGACCGGGTCGTGCTCGAGACCACGGGTCTCGCCGATCCGGCACCGATCCTGCACACCCTGATGGCCGAGCCGTCGCTGCGCGAGCACTTCCGCTTCGACCGCCTGATCACCACAGTCGACGCCGTGAACGGCGGAGATACGCTGACACGCCACGAAGCGGCACGGCACCAGGTCGCGCTGGCCGACCGCCTCGTGCTGACGAAGACGGACCTGTGCACGCCGCAGCAGCGTGCGGCCCTCGAACATCGGCTGGAAGCGCTGAATCCCGGCGCGGCCCTGTGTGCAGCCACGCGGGGCCGGATCGATCCGGACATCCTGTTCGGCGGCGCGGTCGCACACGAGACGGCCGACAGCGACGCGTGGATCGCGCGCGCGACGGTCCATGAACATCACGACGGCCACGACCACCACCACCACCACGACCACGCGGACGGGATCAGCTCGTACGCCGTGGTGCTGAATGAACCCGTCTCCTGGCGCGGTTTCCAGGCGTGGCTCGACATGATGACGGCCATGCGCGGTCCGGACCTGCTGCGGGTGAAAGGCCTCGTGCACGTGCGCGAGCATCCGGAAGCGCCGGTCGTCGTCCATGGCGTCCAGCACATCTTCCACCCGCCCCGCAAGCTGGACGCCTGGCCCGGCGCGGACCGTCGGACGCGCCTGGTGTTCATCACGCGCGGCATCGACCGGGACGACATCGAAGCCACGCTGGCAGTGTTCGCCCATAAGGCAAGGTGA
- a CDS encoding hydantoinase B/oxoprolinase family protein yields the protein MNTQAHAAETVDAVTVEIIRNGLIAVTEEMKSNLTRTAYNLIIYEALDFTVGLFTVEGDSISIGLGLPMFIRGMSETVKAKIRHFGLENIKPGDILVTNDAYTTGSHLNHFTFTMPVFHEDELIGFTCCMAHWLDVGGTLGQITTDIYSEGIQIPIVKYRKEGVVNQDLVDIIAMNVRLSERAMGDLRAQITAITTGERRYLELVRRYGWQAVRASVVQIMDHSEALARANTLTIPDGVYEAESYMDDDGLEVGKRIPIRVKVIVQGDEMTVDFTDVAKQVRGFYNSGFTTGIACAQVAYKCLTTPTDYPVNDGSFRPLKVIMPMGTVISAERPFPMRVWMTFPMTVIDTIFKALAPAIPDRAIAGHHADLVFPNIHGISPEDGRLFIVGIGPLGGGWGAKSREDGVSATVCINDGDTHNSPTEQLEAKYPVLVESYRLRQDSAGAGRQRGGLGAEMVVQALSPFSVTTRIDRVHCKPWGLDGGHEAAGNGIGIRKDGVWDESHANAKVFNVRLARGDAYKMLSGGGGGFGDPAERDPELVADDVREGYVSREQAEAAYKVIVGTDGRLDAGATARLRGTASVTA from the coding sequence ATGAACACGCAAGCACACGCGGCCGAAACGGTCGATGCCGTCACCGTCGAGATCATCCGCAACGGCCTGATCGCGGTGACGGAAGAAATGAAGTCCAATCTCACCCGCACAGCGTACAACCTGATCATCTACGAGGCACTGGATTTCACGGTGGGCCTGTTCACCGTCGAGGGCGACTCGATCTCCATCGGCCTCGGCCTGCCGATGTTCATCCGCGGCATGAGCGAGACCGTGAAGGCGAAGATCCGCCACTTCGGACTGGAGAACATCAAGCCCGGCGACATCCTCGTCACCAATGACGCCTACACGACAGGCAGCCACCTGAACCACTTCACGTTCACGATGCCGGTGTTCCACGAGGATGAACTGATCGGTTTCACGTGCTGCATGGCGCACTGGCTGGACGTGGGCGGTACACTCGGCCAGATCACCACCGACATCTATTCGGAAGGCATCCAGATCCCGATCGTCAAGTACCGCAAGGAAGGCGTCGTGAACCAGGACCTGGTCGACATCATCGCCATGAACGTGCGCCTGTCCGAGCGCGCGATGGGCGACCTGCGTGCGCAGATCACGGCGATCACCACGGGCGAGCGACGCTACCTGGAACTCGTGCGGCGCTATGGCTGGCAGGCCGTGCGCGCGTCGGTGGTACAGATCATGGACCATTCGGAAGCGCTGGCCCGCGCCAACACGCTGACCATCCCGGACGGCGTCTACGAAGCGGAATCGTACATGGACGACGACGGCCTCGAAGTGGGCAAGCGCATCCCGATCCGCGTCAAGGTGATCGTGCAGGGCGACGAGATGACGGTCGACTTCACCGACGTCGCCAAGCAGGTGCGCGGCTTCTACAACTCCGGCTTCACGACGGGCATCGCCTGCGCGCAGGTCGCGTACAAATGCCTGACGACGCCGACGGACTATCCGGTCAACGACGGCAGCTTCCGCCCCCTCAAGGTCATCATGCCGATGGGGACCGTGATCAGCGCCGAGCGTCCGTTCCCGATGCGCGTGTGGATGACGTTCCCGATGACGGTGATCGACACGATCTTCAAGGCGCTCGCGCCGGCGATCCCGGACCGCGCCATCGCGGGCCACCACGCCGACCTCGTGTTCCCGAACATCCACGGCATCTCGCCGGAAGACGGGCGCCTGTTCATTGTCGGCATCGGTCCGCTGGGCGGCGGCTGGGGCGCCAAATCGCGCGAGGACGGCGTGTCGGCCACGGTCTGCATCAATGACGGCGACACGCACAACAGCCCCACCGAGCAGCTGGAAGCGAAGTACCCGGTGCTGGTGGAAAGCTACCGGCTGCGCCAGGACAGCGCGGGCGCCGGCCGCCAGCGCGGCGGTCTGGGTGCGGAAATGGTCGTGCAGGCATTGTCGCCGTTCTCCGTCACGACCCGCATCGACAGGGTCCACTGCAAGCCGTGGGGCCTGGACGGCGGCCACGAGGCGGCGGGCAACGGCATCGGAATCCGCAAGGACGGCGTGTGGGACGAGAGCCATGCGAACGCCAAGGTGTTCAATGTGCGCCTGGCCCGCGGCGACGCGTACAAGATGCTGTCGGGTGGCGGCGGCGGATTCGGCGATCCGGCCGAACGCGATCCCGAACTGGTGGCCGACGACGTGCGCGAGGGCTACGTCAGCCGCGAGCAGGCCGAGGCCGCCTACAAGGTGATCGTCGGTACCGACGGTCGGCTCGACGCCGGGGCCACGGCACGGCTGCGCGGCACCGCGTCCGTCACCGCCTGA
- a CDS encoding hydantoinase/oxoprolinase family protein, which yields MTTQNNVTASAAGHLRIAVDIGGTFTDLAILNEKTGELSFGKALSTHGQLVNGIQNTLDSAGAHVENGGLFLHGSTIAINTLLERNGAKTALLITQGFRDIYEIGRVNRPDAYNLFFSKHEPLIRRSLRFEVPERLLADGSVHRPLDEDAVRALARQLKQEGVDAVAVLLLHSYRNPAHEIRVRDIVREEIPGVFVTASHELSQEYREFERVSTVAANAYVGPRVSAYLGELEAHLDQQGFPGDFYAVQSTGGLFPLDHARRECVRMLESGPAAGVIGAQAICAQLDLGDAIAFDMGGTTAKAGVINDGKPLTSSSALIGGYEKALPIQIPMIDIFEVGTGGGSIARLEVGNALRVGPQSAGSIPGPVCYQRGGTEPTVTDANLLLGRLDEHNFLGGEMLLDKDKAYRAMQTKIGDPLDIDPVKAADGILRIAVTSMSHAVKAVTTERGLDAGSFTMVVYGGAGPLHASAIARELGIRKVLIPFAPGYFSAYGMLFSDLRYDYVRSVFRKLDDVSFEDIEAIYAEMEAEGRAALAQSAVAPEAVVIERAADMRYVGQEHAVAVDLPTDFFVRQDRSAIKQRFDAVHNVRYGTSAPAEPADLVSLRVTVLGVMRKPPRHAVEEGSVVPPEEALRAHKDVYFRSAAGFVATPVYRRHLLRSGNRIAGPALVEEHASTTVVQPGDEVLVDAFGNLQISIGSEL from the coding sequence ATGACCACGCAAAACAACGTGACGGCGTCAGCCGCAGGCCACCTGCGCATCGCCGTCGACATCGGCGGCACGTTCACGGACCTCGCCATCCTCAACGAAAAAACGGGCGAGCTATCGTTCGGCAAGGCGCTGTCCACGCACGGCCAACTCGTAAACGGCATCCAGAACACGCTCGACAGCGCCGGCGCGCACGTCGAGAATGGCGGCCTGTTCCTGCATGGCTCGACGATCGCCATCAACACGCTGCTGGAACGTAACGGCGCGAAGACGGCCCTGTTGATCACGCAGGGCTTCCGCGACATCTACGAGATCGGCCGCGTGAACCGCCCGGATGCCTACAACCTGTTCTTCTCCAAGCACGAGCCGCTGATCCGCCGCTCCCTGCGTTTCGAGGTGCCTGAGCGCCTGCTGGCCGACGGCTCCGTCCACCGCCCGCTCGACGAGGACGCCGTGCGCGCGCTGGCGCGCCAGCTCAAGCAGGAAGGCGTGGACGCCGTCGCGGTCCTGCTGCTGCACTCGTACCGCAACCCGGCGCACGAGATCCGGGTGCGCGACATCGTGCGCGAGGAAATTCCGGGCGTGTTCGTCACCGCGTCGCACGAACTGTCGCAGGAATACCGCGAGTTCGAGCGCGTCTCGACGGTGGCGGCCAATGCGTATGTCGGCCCGCGCGTGTCCGCCTACCTCGGCGAACTGGAAGCGCACCTGGACCAGCAGGGCTTCCCGGGCGACTTCTATGCCGTGCAATCGACCGGTGGCCTGTTCCCGCTCGACCATGCGCGCCGCGAATGCGTGCGCATGCTGGAATCCGGTCCGGCCGCGGGCGTGATCGGTGCGCAGGCGATCTGCGCCCAGCTGGATCTCGGCGATGCAATCGCGTTCGACATGGGCGGCACGACGGCGAAGGCCGGCGTCATCAACGACGGCAAGCCGCTGACGAGCAGCAGCGCGCTGATCGGCGGCTACGAGAAGGCGCTGCCGATCCAGATCCCGATGATCGACATCTTCGAGGTCGGCACCGGCGGCGGCAGCATCGCGCGCCTGGAAGTGGGCAACGCGCTGCGCGTCGGCCCGCAGAGCGCCGGCTCGATCCCGGGCCCCGTGTGCTACCAGCGCGGCGGCACCGAACCGACGGTGACCGATGCGAACCTGCTGCTGGGCCGTCTGGACGAACACAACTTCCTCGGCGGCGAAATGCTGCTCGACAAGGACAAGGCCTATCGCGCGATGCAGACGAAAATCGGCGATCCGCTCGACATCGATCCGGTGAAGGCGGCCGATGGCATCCTGCGCATCGCCGTGACCTCCATGTCCCACGCCGTCAAGGCCGTCACGACGGAACGGGGCCTGGACGCCGGGAGCTTCACGATGGTGGTTTACGGCGGCGCCGGGCCCCTGCACGCGTCCGCGATCGCCCGCGAGCTGGGCATCCGCAAAGTATTGATCCCGTTCGCCCCGGGCTATTTCTCGGCCTACGGCATGCTGTTCTCCGACCTGCGCTACGACTACGTGCGGTCCGTGTTCCGCAAGCTGGACGATGTGTCGTTCGAGGACATCGAAGCCATCTACGCGGAGATGGAAGCCGAAGGCCGCGCCGCGCTGGCGCAGTCGGCGGTGGCGCCGGAAGCCGTCGTGATCGAGCGCGCCGCCGACATGCGCTACGTCGGCCAGGAACACGCCGTCGCCGTCGACCTGCCGACCGACTTCTTCGTGCGTCAGGACCGCAGCGCGATCAAGCAGCGCTTCGACGCTGTCCACAACGTCCGCTACGGCACGTCGGCGCCGGCGGAACCGGCCGACCTCGTGAGCCTGCGCGTCACGGTGCTGGGCGTCATGCGCAAGCCGCCCCGCCATGCCGTCGAGGAAGGCAGCGTGGTTCCGCCCGAAGAGGCGCTGCGTGCCCATAAAGACGTGTACTTCCGCTCGGCCGCCGGCTTCGTCGCCACGCCGGTCTACAGGCGCCACCTGCTGCGCAGCGGGAACCGCATCGCCGGACCGGCCCTCGTCGAAGAACATGCTTCGACTACCGTCGTGCAACCTGGCGACGAGGTGCTCGTCGACGCCTTCGGCAACCTGCAAATTTCCATCGGGAGCGAACTGTAA
- a CDS encoding fumarylacetoacetate hydrolase family protein: MKLVAYQYEGKAGYGVLSGDRIAVPGKDFLERYPDIRSILDARALSKLQEVVAGAPATLALADVTPLPPLANPRKIFCVGLNYKSHVAETKRPDADHPAIFVRFADSLIADGAPLRYPSGKSEKFDFEGELAVVIGTGGEDIAEADAMAHIAGYACFNDATVRDWQRHTHQWTPGKNFPGTGAFGPALVTADEVADITQSVLTTRLNGAVMQQAPLSDLIFTLPVIISYLSKFTRLSPGDVIATGTPGGVGDRREPPLYMKPGDTVEVEISGIGLLTNTVKAL; this comes from the coding sequence ATGAAACTTGTGGCTTACCAATACGAAGGCAAGGCCGGCTATGGCGTGCTGTCCGGCGACCGGATCGCAGTACCGGGCAAGGATTTCCTAGAACGCTACCCGGACATCCGTTCCATCCTGGACGCACGCGCGCTGTCAAAACTGCAGGAAGTGGTGGCCGGCGCGCCGGCCACGCTGGCACTTGCCGACGTGACGCCGCTGCCGCCGCTCGCCAATCCGCGCAAGATCTTCTGCGTCGGCCTGAACTACAAGTCGCACGTCGCCGAGACGAAACGCCCGGATGCCGACCACCCTGCGATCTTCGTGCGCTTCGCCGATTCGCTCATCGCCGACGGCGCGCCGCTGCGCTACCCGAGCGGCAAGTCGGAAAAGTTCGACTTCGAAGGGGAGCTCGCTGTCGTCATCGGCACGGGCGGCGAAGACATCGCCGAGGCCGACGCGATGGCCCATATCGCCGGCTACGCATGCTTCAACGACGCCACCGTGCGCGACTGGCAGCGCCACACGCACCAGTGGACGCCCGGAAAGAACTTCCCCGGCACCGGGGCCTTCGGTCCCGCGCTGGTCACGGCCGACGAGGTCGCCGACATCACGCAATCGGTGCTCACGACCCGGCTGAACGGCGCCGTCATGCAGCAAGCGCCGCTGTCGGACCTGATCTTTACCCTGCCCGTCATCATTTCCTACCTGTCGAAATTCACGCGCCTGTCCCCCGGTGACGTGATCGCGACGGGCACCCCGGGCGGTGTCGGTGATCGCCGCGAGCCGCCCCTCTACATGAAACCCGGCGACACGGTCGAGGTCGAGATCAGCGGCATCGGCCTGCTGACGAATACCGTCAAGGCACTGTGA
- a CDS encoding LysR family transcriptional regulator yields the protein MPKIAYQEEAIDYASWKLFIVVSELGSLTKTATAYGTTQPHISRQITELERECGGRLFIRTGRGVVLTELGRRIAPRIRRWIADTDQLTNDIRATAGTPVGAVRLGILPSTAHPFVTTLYYRLKERFPLIQLTIREGQGAQLETWLENGDVDLALLYRHSPTPNHGDVYLSQVETYLVGPPGDALTSAPTVAFRSLNRLPLVMFCRPNSWRDKLDQVAAEHGMVLNVAAEVDSLALQTRIVSDGGMYALLGPYAIAGATRSLQLQSSAIVEPQLLRHIALAVSQQGPLTLAGKTVMQLVKEIANEAQTGAMPVDVE from the coding sequence ATGCCTAAAATCGCATACCAAGAAGAAGCCATCGATTACGCGTCGTGGAAGCTGTTCATCGTCGTGAGCGAGCTAGGAAGCCTCACGAAAACGGCGACGGCCTATGGGACGACGCAGCCGCACATCAGCCGGCAGATCACGGAACTGGAGCGCGAATGCGGGGGACGGTTGTTCATACGTACGGGGCGCGGTGTCGTGCTGACGGAGCTCGGACGCCGTATCGCGCCACGCATCCGCAGGTGGATCGCGGACACCGACCAGCTGACGAACGACATCCGCGCTACGGCGGGTACGCCAGTCGGTGCGGTCCGGCTCGGCATCCTGCCGTCGACGGCCCATCCGTTCGTCACGACGCTGTATTACCGGCTGAAAGAGCGTTTTCCCCTCATCCAACTCACGATCCGCGAGGGGCAGGGGGCGCAGCTGGAAACCTGGCTCGAGAACGGCGACGTGGATCTTGCGCTGCTGTACCGGCACAGCCCGACGCCCAACCATGGGGACGTCTACCTGTCTCAAGTGGAGACCTATCTCGTCGGCCCGCCCGGCGATGCACTGACGAGCGCGCCGACCGTCGCCTTCCGCTCTCTGAATCGCCTGCCTCTCGTGATGTTCTGCCGGCCGAACTCATGGCGCGACAAGCTGGACCAGGTGGCGGCGGAACACGGGATGGTGCTGAATGTCGCGGCCGAGGTCGACTCCTTAGCGCTACAGACTCGGATCGTCAGCGATGGCGGTATGTATGCCTTGCTGGGACCCTACGCCATTGCCGGCGCGACCCGGTCGCTCCAGCTCCAGTCCAGCGCGATCGTCGAGCCACAATTGCTGCGTCATATCGCACTGGCGGTGTCCCAGCAGGGACCGTTGACGCTTGCGGGAAAAACGGTCATGCAGCTTGTCAAGGAGATCGCGAACGAGGCGCAGACCGGCGCAATGCCTGTGGATGTCGAGTAA
- a CDS encoding ABC transporter substrate-binding protein, giving the protein MFNWKRIGMAAGAGIASLVLSVAGVAAEQTVKVGMVVGLSGAGADIGESMVRGADLYLALHKQELPRGVSVELIKRDDGSNPDRTKRLAQELVVRDKVQLLTGVTLSPQALTIAPISTAAKIPTILMNATTGSLTRASPYFVRFSYANWQMAYTLGAWAAKHDINSAYTLVADYAAGHDMEAGFKRGFEDNGGKLVGSDRTPMGTTDYLPAMARIKAAAPKSLFVFTLSGAPSIATMKAFRDSGLQAAGVQLLTTAQNVSDQQLPQTGPATVGMIDSAVYIATDASPGAKEFLAAFKKAYGPNAMPDLPAVAAWNSMEAVFGVIKKHGAQFTSKQAMDVLTTWKSPNTPAGAIAIDPQTRDIVHDVTMARIRQVGDHYENVAFDVVKGVKDPWKALNPEK; this is encoded by the coding sequence ATGTTTAATTGGAAACGTATCGGTATGGCGGCCGGTGCCGGCATAGCGAGTCTCGTGCTGTCCGTCGCCGGCGTGGCGGCGGAGCAGACAGTCAAGGTAGGGATGGTCGTCGGGCTTTCCGGCGCAGGCGCCGATATCGGCGAAAGCATGGTTCGGGGTGCGGACTTGTATCTGGCACTGCACAAGCAGGAGCTGCCGCGGGGCGTCAGTGTGGAACTGATCAAGCGCGACGATGGCAGCAATCCCGATCGCACCAAGCGCCTGGCGCAGGAACTTGTCGTACGCGACAAGGTCCAGCTGTTGACGGGAGTTACGCTGAGTCCCCAGGCGTTGACGATCGCACCGATCTCGACGGCGGCGAAGATCCCCACCATCCTCATGAATGCGACGACCGGTTCGCTTACGCGCGCGTCTCCGTATTTTGTACGTTTCTCCTATGCGAACTGGCAGATGGCATACACGCTGGGCGCCTGGGCGGCGAAACACGACATCAACAGCGCCTACACGCTGGTGGCCGACTATGCGGCCGGTCACGACATGGAAGCGGGTTTCAAGCGTGGTTTTGAAGACAATGGCGGCAAGCTGGTCGGCTCCGATCGTACCCCGATGGGCACCACGGACTACCTGCCCGCGATGGCGCGCATCAAGGCCGCGGCGCCCAAGTCGCTTTTCGTGTTCACTCTGAGCGGCGCGCCGAGTATCGCCACCATGAAAGCGTTCCGAGACTCCGGCCTACAGGCTGCGGGCGTGCAGTTGCTGACCACGGCACAGAACGTCTCCGATCAACAGCTGCCCCAGACCGGTCCTGCGACCGTCGGCATGATCGATAGCGCGGTCTATATCGCGACCGATGCCAGCCCCGGCGCGAAGGAATTCCTGGCGGCGTTCAAGAAAGCGTACGGCCCCAATGCGATGCCGGACCTGCCCGCCGTCGCGGCATGGAACAGCATGGAGGCGGTGTTCGGCGTGATCAAGAAACACGGCGCCCAGTTCACCTCTAAACAGGCCATGGATGTGCTGACGACCTGGAAATCGCCGAATACCCCGGCAGGCGCCATCGCCATCGATCCTCAGACGCGCGACATCGTACATGACGTGACCATGGCCAGGATCCGGCAGGTCGGCGACCACTACGAGAACGTCGCCTTTGATGTCGTCAAGGGCGTCAAGGACCCCTGGAAAGCTCTGAATCCCGAGAAGTGA
- a CDS encoding branched-chain amino acid ABC transporter permease has translation MNTANILVGIAFSGAAYAMVLYMTSVGLSVTMGLLGVANLAHGAFAMAGGYLLVTLMDRLEVPFGLAVVLACVAVGAISLVLERWLYARVYKATELDQVVLSMGLIFVGTAVAHFVFGAQPVRVAIPDAIGGQLALAGGFSFPVYRLVLIATGLAVFAALWLTIEKTLVGARIRSAVDNRAMAEALGLNSKRLFAAVFALGSVLAALGGAMGADVMAIEPEYALKHLVYFLIVVAVGGLGSVKGPFLAALLLGVGDAACKILAPGFGGIFIYIALFLILLVKPNGLFGRA, from the coding sequence TTGAATACCGCAAATATTTTAGTAGGCATCGCCTTCAGCGGTGCCGCCTACGCGATGGTGCTGTACATGACGTCGGTAGGCCTGTCCGTCACGATGGGGCTGCTTGGTGTGGCCAACCTGGCGCATGGTGCGTTCGCCATGGCCGGTGGCTATTTGCTCGTGACCTTGATGGACCGCCTTGAGGTGCCGTTCGGCCTGGCCGTCGTGCTGGCCTGCGTTGCCGTCGGTGCGATCAGTCTGGTACTCGAACGCTGGCTTTACGCCCGGGTGTACAAGGCCACGGAACTCGACCAGGTGGTCCTGAGCATGGGACTGATTTTCGTCGGGACGGCCGTTGCGCACTTTGTCTTCGGGGCGCAACCGGTCCGGGTCGCCATACCGGACGCGATCGGCGGACAGCTTGCGCTCGCCGGCGGGTTCTCGTTTCCCGTCTACCGCCTTGTCCTGATCGCCACGGGTCTGGCGGTATTCGCCGCGCTCTGGCTGACGATCGAAAAGACGCTGGTCGGTGCGCGGATCCGTTCCGCCGTGGACAACCGCGCGATGGCCGAGGCGCTGGGCCTGAACAGCAAGCGCCTGTTCGCCGCCGTCTTCGCCCTCGGCAGCGTGCTCGCCGCGCTCGGCGGGGCGATGGGGGCCGATGTCATGGCGATCGAACCCGAATACGCCCTCAAGCACCTCGTGTACTTCCTGATCGTCGTGGCCGTGGGGGGACTCGGTTCGGTCAAGGGCCCGTTTCTCGCGGCCTTGCTGCTTGGTGTCGGCGACGCGGCATGCAAGATCCTTGCTCCCGGGTTTGGCGGGATCTTCATCTATATCGCACTTTTCCTTATTCTTCTCGTGAAGCCAAACGGCTTGTTCGGACGCGCATGA
- a CDS encoding branched-chain amino acid ABC transporter permease, which translates to MMTHSDVMDSNVPAAATPGATHAIHQLLSARRFRPVEALPWLLAAAVYFVLPQYFQLGAQVLIMVLFALSFDLLLGYGGIVTLGHAAYFGAGAYTAGLLARYGWGEPLSALLVSGLVAGMLGTLAGAVILRTKGLALLMLGMAVSLLLLELANTATDITGGADGLQGMDVRPLLGQFEFDMLGKTAYIYSLAVLFLAWVLLRHLVNSPFGRSLVGIRQNPARMQALGVSVWGRRLTAFAISSALAGIAGALSAQTSQFVSLSVFSLELSGMVIVMLEMGGVGRLYGAFVGATVYMVAQDTLSKDQPATWLFWIGLLLILLVLFNRGGLLGLCDTVRRRIAHKEVS; encoded by the coding sequence ATGATGACTCATTCTGACGTAATGGATTCCAATGTCCCGGCCGCAGCGACGCCGGGCGCCACGCACGCCATCCACCAATTGCTGTCGGCACGCCGCTTCCGGCCTGTCGAAGCGCTTCCCTGGCTGCTGGCGGCCGCCGTGTATTTCGTGCTGCCCCAGTACTTCCAGCTGGGGGCGCAAGTCCTCATCATGGTGCTGTTTGCCCTGTCGTTCGATCTTTTGCTGGGCTACGGTGGCATCGTCACGCTGGGACACGCGGCCTACTTCGGCGCCGGCGCCTACACCGCAGGCTTGCTGGCCAGGTACGGCTGGGGCGAGCCCCTGTCCGCGCTGCTTGTGTCCGGCCTCGTGGCGGGCATGCTGGGGACGCTCGCCGGTGCGGTCATCCTGCGCACCAAAGGCCTGGCCCTCCTGATGCTGGGCATGGCGGTGTCGCTGCTGCTGCTCGAACTGGCCAATACCGCGACGGACATCACGGGGGGCGCGGACGGGTTGCAAGGCATGGACGTCAGGCCGTTGCTGGGGCAATTCGAGTTCGACATGCTCGGCAAGACTGCGTATATCTATAGCCTTGCTGTCCTGTTCCTGGCATGGGTGCTGTTGAGGCATCTGGTGAATTCGCCGTTCGGCCGATCGCTCGTGGGCATTCGCCAGAACCCGGCGCGCATGCAGGCGCTTGGCGTCTCCGTCTGGGGGCGCCGCCTTACCGCGTTCGCCATCAGCAGCGCGCTGGCCGGCATCGCCGGCGCGCTGTCGGCCCAGACGTCGCAGTTCGTGTCGCTCTCCGTATTCAGCCTGGAGCTCTCCGGCATGGTCATCGTCATGCTGGAAATGGGCGGTGTCGGACGCCTGTATGGCGCGTTCGTCGGGGCGACCGTTTACATGGTGGCGCAGGATACGCTGTCCAAGGACCAGCCGGCCACCTGGTTGTTCTGGATCGGTCTGCTGCTCATCCTGCTCGTATTGTTCAACCGCGGCGGATTGCTCGGCCTGTGCGACACCGTACGCCGGCGCATCGCGCACAAGGAGGTATCGTGA
- a CDS encoding ABC transporter ATP-binding protein, producing MSAPVIETRGLRRQYGSFVATDNVDFAMKAGERRALIGPNGAGKTTFLNLLTGQIAPSSGSVWLNGADVSAIPMHRRVRRGIARTFQLNTLLRESTALENVQLAVLEHQGLGGRLFGGAAAQRRAAETAMDILVKLGMGVHAGHRISDLAYGRQRLVEIAIALALRPKVLLLDEPAAGVPPADSHLVMDMIAGLPDDIAVLIIEHDMKLVFRFAHRINVLVQGRMLTEGTPAEIAADPQVREVYLGKARHD from the coding sequence ATGTCGGCACCTGTCATCGAGACGCGCGGCCTGCGCCGCCAATACGGATCGTTCGTTGCGACCGACAACGTCGACTTCGCGATGAAGGCCGGAGAGCGGCGCGCTCTCATCGGCCCGAACGGCGCCGGCAAGACGACGTTCCTGAACCTCCTGACCGGACAGATCGCGCCGTCGAGCGGCAGCGTCTGGCTGAACGGTGCGGATGTCAGCGCGATTCCCATGCATCGCCGGGTCCGGCGCGGCATTGCGCGCACCTTCCAGCTCAACACCTTGCTGCGCGAGTCGACGGCGCTGGAAAACGTGCAGCTCGCGGTGCTCGAGCATCAGGGGCTGGGCGGGCGCCTGTTCGGCGGCGCGGCCGCGCAGCGCCGCGCGGCGGAAACCGCCATGGACATCCTGGTCAAGCTGGGCATGGGCGTGCACGCCGGCCACCGGATCAGCGATCTCGCCTATGGACGTCAGCGACTCGTGGAAATCGCGATCGCCCTGGCCCTCCGGCCGAAAGTCCTTCTGCTGGACGAGCCCGCCGCGGGCGTTCCTCCGGCCGACTCCCATCTCGTGATGGACATGATCGCAGGCCTGCCGGACGACATCGCGGTCCTGATCATCGAACACGACATGAAACTCGTGTTCCGCTTTGCGCACCGCATCAACGTGCTGGTGCAGGGCCGCATGCTCACGGAGGGCACGCCGGCGGAAATCGCAGCGGACCCGCAGGTTCGCGAAGTCTATCTCGGAAAGGCGCGCCATGACTGA